A region from the Helcococcus ovis genome encodes:
- a CDS encoding ATP-binding protein, with amino-acid sequence MFEINSGKIAKAQKVVIYGVEGVGKSTLASKFPNSLFIDLEGSTNNMDVKRIQSPTSWNIFLQQLDWIKKEKPCETLVIDTLDFLEEYLCKPYVVASRPNSNGQYVKNIEDYGYGAGYKHLADVWGKDLLNKLSEVVDSGINVVLLAHSTQRKVDSPDQLGSYDKYELKLEKKTASLTKEWADLLLFLNFKTEVTTIKDGMTTKRKGTGQERKMFTTNHPAYDAKNRHSLSDELELDYSMISHIFNKDKKEKFYVNNENEAFKVEVGSKEDKVIEKINEELPVKEKNREISENEFTLLKDDERQKIPFDEVKDDLFKGQVNVFENKLDVKNKSLRDLMQANGLTVEQVEKAVTKRGYFPEGTGINNYPDEFVNQVLVGAFEQIIKFIKENNI; translated from the coding sequence ATGTTTGAAATAAATTCAGGAAAAATAGCAAAAGCACAAAAAGTTGTAATTTATGGTGTTGAGGGGGTAGGAAAATCAACTCTTGCAAGTAAATTTCCAAATTCTTTGTTTATAGATTTAGAAGGGTCAACCAATAACATGGATGTTAAGAGGATACAAAGCCCTACATCTTGGAATATATTTTTACAACAATTAGATTGGATAAAAAAAGAAAAACCATGTGAAACTTTAGTAATAGATACGCTTGATTTTTTAGAAGAGTATTTATGTAAGCCTTATGTTGTGGCAAGTAGACCAAATTCAAATGGACAATATGTTAAAAATATTGAAGATTACGGATATGGTGCAGGATACAAGCACTTAGCTGATGTTTGGGGAAAAGATTTATTAAATAAGTTGTCAGAAGTGGTAGATAGTGGAATAAATGTTGTGTTACTTGCTCATTCTACTCAAAGAAAAGTAGATAGTCCGGACCAATTAGGATCTTATGATAAATACGAATTAAAACTTGAGAAAAAAACAGCTTCTTTAACAAAAGAATGGGCAGATTTGCTTTTATTCTTAAACTTTAAAACAGAAGTTACAACTATAAAAGATGGAATGACAACTAAAAGAAAAGGTACAGGTCAAGAAAGAAAAATGTTTACGACTAATCATCCGGCTTATGATGCTAAAAATCGTCATAGCTTATCTGATGAATTAGAGCTTGATTATTCAATGATTTCTCATATTTTTAATAAAGATAAAAAAGAAAAATTTTATGTAAATAATGAAAATGAAGCGTTTAAGGTAGAGGTTGGAAGTAAAGAAGATAAAGTTATAGAAAAAATAAATGAAGAGCTTCCGGTTAAAGAAAAAAATAGAGAAATTTCAGAAAATGAATTTACTTTATTAAAGGATGATGAAAGACAAAAAATTCCATTTGATGAAGTGAAAGATGATTTGTTTAAAGGACAAGTAAATGTGTTTGAAAATAAATTAGATGTAAAAAATAAATCACTGCGAGATTTAATGCAAGCAAATGGATTAACAGTAGAACAAGTAGAAAAAGCAGTTACTAAAAGAGGATATTTCCCGGAGGGAACAGGAATTAACAATTACCCTGATGAATTTGTAAATCAAGTATTAGTAGGAGCTTTTGAACAAATTATTAAATTTATAAAAGAAAATAATATTTAG
- a CDS encoding LexA family transcriptional regulator translates to MKNLENKEIFAKNLKYYMDKNNLDRNKLCEDLDLKYMTLSDWINAKTYPRIDKIELLADYFKINKSDLIEDKTTPPLPKEFIPLTKIKKIPILGYAPCGSFSWAEEDFQGYFVADELIKADYCLVAKGDSMIDADINDGDIVFMKHTQEVENGRIAVVRIDDTVTLKKVIKLSDKVILQPYNNEYEPIILQDEPKASIVGEMVGVYKVR, encoded by the coding sequence ATGAAAAATTTAGAGAACAAAGAAATTTTTGCTAAAAATCTTAAATATTATATGGATAAAAACAATTTAGATAGAAATAAATTATGTGAAGACCTAGATTTAAAATATATGACTTTAAGCGATTGGATAAATGCAAAAACATATCCAAGAATTGACAAAATAGAGTTATTAGCCGACTACTTCAAAATTAATAAGTCCGATTTGATAGAAGATAAAACCACTCCCCCACTCCCTAAAGAATTTATCCCTTTAACAAAAATAAAGAAAATCCCAATACTAGGATATGCTCCATGTGGCTCATTTAGTTGGGCAGAAGAAGATTTTCAAGGATATTTTGTCGCTGATGAACTTATAAAAGCTGATTATTGTTTAGTCGCAAAAGGCGATTCAATGATTGACGCTGATATAAATGACGGTGATATTGTATTCATGAAGCATACTCAAGAGGTTGAAAATGGACGTATAGCAGTAGTTAGGATTGATGATACTGTAACACTTAAAAAGGTAATAAAACTCTCCGATAAAGTCATTCTACAGCCTTATAATAATGAATACGAACCTATTATACTTCAAGATGAACCTAAAGCAAGTATCGTTGGAGAGATGGTTGGGGTTTATAAGGTTAGGTAG
- a CDS encoding AAA family ATPase: MSIKINSLELENVKRIKAIELEPSKNGLTIIGGNNRQGKTSILDSIAWVLGGNKYKPTNPKNDDSVLDPYLKLTLTNGLVVERKGKNSDLKVTDPSGQKAGQQLLDSFISTFALDIPKFMEASNLEKGRMLLGLIGLEEEFQKLLNQEQRTYNERYEIGRIKDQKQKYADELIEHKDVPREKISVIDLINEQQSILYKNGENQKHRENLKELVRSQESDQELYKNLEEKIKELQIKKDEVLSRLNNRVDNILNAKKTVEELKDESTEEIVNSINNIELINKKIDENLNKYRAQDEANKFKMQYDELSEKLADIRNKKMSLLKNANLPLNGLSIEDGELTFNGQKWDGMSSSEQLVVATSIVKALNPECGFVLMDKLEQLDLDTLKEFGAWIEKQDLQVIATRVSKGEECSVIIEDGKIENNTNNWKAGAF; this comes from the coding sequence ATGTCAATAAAAATTAATAGTTTAGAGCTAGAAAATGTAAAAAGAATTAAAGCTATTGAATTAGAACCATCAAAAAATGGTCTAACTATAATAGGTGGGAATAATCGCCAAGGGAAGACTTCAATACTTGACAGTATAGCGTGGGTATTAGGTGGAAATAAATATAAACCTACTAATCCCAAAAATGATGATTCTGTTTTGGATCCTTACTTAAAACTAACTTTAACAAATGGATTGGTAGTTGAAAGAAAAGGAAAAAATTCAGATTTAAAAGTAACAGACCCTAGCGGACAAAAAGCAGGTCAGCAATTATTAGATAGTTTTATCTCAACTTTTGCTTTAGATATTCCAAAATTTATGGAAGCAAGTAATTTAGAAAAAGGAAGAATGCTTTTAGGATTAATAGGGCTTGAAGAAGAATTTCAAAAATTATTAAATCAAGAACAAAGAACATACAATGAAAGATACGAGATAGGTCGGATAAAAGACCAAAAACAAAAGTATGCAGATGAGCTTATTGAACATAAAGATGTTCCAAGAGAAAAAATATCAGTAATTGATTTGATAAACGAGCAACAATCTATACTTTATAAAAACGGAGAAAATCAAAAACATAGAGAAAATCTTAAAGAGCTTGTAAGAAGTCAAGAATCAGACCAAGAGTTATATAAAAACTTAGAAGAAAAAATAAAAGAGCTCCAAATTAAAAAAGATGAAGTTTTATCAAGGTTAAATAATAGGGTTGATAATATCTTAAATGCTAAAAAAACAGTTGAAGAACTTAAAGATGAATCAACAGAAGAAATAGTAAATTCAATAAATAATATTGAACTTATAAACAAAAAGATTGATGAAAATTTAAATAAATATAGAGCTCAAGATGAAGCAAATAAATTTAAAATGCAATATGATGAACTTTCTGAAAAACTTGCTGATATTAGAAATAAAAAAATGTCGCTTCTTAAAAATGCAAATTTACCATTAAATGGCTTATCTATAGAAGACGGAGAACTTACTTTTAACGGACAAAAATGGGATGGGATGTCAAGTAGTGAACAGTTAGTTGTTGCTACATCAATTGTAAAAGCGTTAAATCCTGAATGTGGATTCGTGCTTATGGACAAGTTAGAACAATTAGATTTAGATACATTAAAAGAATTTGGGGCTTGGATTGAAAAGCAAGACTTGCAAGTTATTGCTACTAGAGTTTCTAAAGGCGAAGAGTGCAGCGTAATTATAGAAGATGGAAAGATAGAAAATAATACTAATAATTGGAAGGCAGGTGCATTTTAA
- a CDS encoding DUF2513 domain-containing protein, with protein MKLDFDIVRKVLIEIENIDSLNKELIYKPNSDGENVIYALIKLEEANMINCHVIRADNGIVMVRVFSLTWQGHQLLDDIRSSKAFNFAKSKLKDVGSFSISILGQVASQYLLNQLGL; from the coding sequence ATGAAACTTGATTTTGATATTGTTCGTAAAGTTTTAATTGAAATAGAAAATATTGACTCTTTGAATAAGGAATTAATTTATAAACCTAATTCTGATGGAGAGAACGTTATATACGCTCTTATAAAACTTGAAGAAGCCAATATGATTAATTGTCATGTGATTCGTGCAGATAACGGAATAGTTATGGTTAGAGTGTTTTCGTTAACATGGCAAGGTCATCAATTATTAGATGATATTAGGTCTTCAAAAGCTTTTAATTTCGCTAAATCAAAATTAAAAGACGTCGGGTCATTTTCAATCTCAATATTAGGACAAGTTGCTAGTCAATACTTATTAAATCAGTTAGGCTTATAG
- a CDS encoding DEAD/DEAH box helicase, with the protein MTEIKLRPYQEEAKEKVLKEWEEGRDKTLLVLPTGTGKTVVFSKIIEERVKKGDRVLILAHRGELLEQASDKLKKTTGLVTATEKAEETSLGSFFRVTVGSVQTLMREKRLKNFDKNHFGTIIIDEAHHVMSDSYQKVLNHFKSAKILGVTATPDRGDMKNLGAFFESLAYEYSLPKAIKDGYLSKIKALTIPLELDLSKVRGQAGDFKVSDLGSALDPYLEQIANEMWKVAKDKKIVVFLPLIDTSVKMTNLLNKVGFNAVEINGSSPDREEILNDFEKGKYNVLCNSMLLTEGWDCPSVDCVVVLRPTKVRSLYSQMVGRGTRLYPGKEHLLLLDFLWHTERHQLCRPSHLITTNEKVQKKMDEKTEENPNEEFDIEELESKSAEEVIQEREQALAEQLKEMRKRKRKLVDPIQFEMSIMDSDLENYVPNFGWEMAPASKKQIDTLEKLGILPDSIDNAGKAAMILDKLSKRREQGLTTPKQIRFLENKGFLHVGKWTFESASKMISRISMNNWVVPNGIDPKTYMPGGVNEQQ; encoded by the coding sequence ATGACAGAAATAAAGCTTAGACCTTATCAGGAAGAAGCTAAAGAAAAAGTATTAAAAGAATGGGAAGAAGGGAGAGATAAAACTCTCCTTGTACTTCCGACAGGTACAGGAAAAACTGTTGTTTTTTCAAAAATCATTGAAGAAAGAGTAAAAAAAGGAGATAGAGTTTTAATTTTAGCCCACAGAGGAGAGTTATTAGAACAAGCAAGTGATAAATTAAAAAAAACAACCGGACTTGTAACTGCCACAGAAAAGGCGGAAGAAACTTCTTTAGGCTCTTTTTTTAGAGTAACTGTAGGCTCTGTACAAACTTTGATGAGAGAAAAAAGGTTAAAAAATTTTGATAAAAATCATTTTGGAACAATTATTATAGATGAAGCTCATCATGTAATGAGTGATAGCTATCAAAAAGTGTTAAATCATTTTAAAAGTGCAAAAATATTAGGAGTTACAGCAACACCTGATAGAGGAGATATGAAAAATTTAGGTGCATTTTTTGAAAGTTTAGCTTATGAATATTCACTTCCTAAAGCGATAAAAGATGGTTATTTATCAAAGATAAAAGCTCTTACAATACCTTTAGAATTGGATTTATCAAAAGTAAGAGGGCAAGCTGGGGATTTTAAAGTTTCAGATTTAGGTTCTGCTTTAGATCCGTATTTAGAGCAAATTGCTAATGAAATGTGGAAAGTTGCTAAAGATAAAAAAATAGTAGTTTTTTTACCTTTGATTGATACATCTGTTAAAATGACTAATTTATTAAACAAGGTTGGATTTAATGCGGTAGAAATAAACGGTAGTAGTCCGGATAGGGAAGAAATATTAAATGATTTTGAAAAAGGAAAATACAATGTTTTGTGCAATTCAATGCTGCTTACTGAGGGGTGGGATTGTCCTTCTGTAGACTGCGTTGTTGTACTTAGACCTACAAAAGTTAGAAGTTTATATAGTCAAATGGTAGGTCGTGGGACAAGACTTTATCCGGGTAAAGAACATTTATTGCTGTTAGATTTTTTATGGCATACAGAAAGGCATCAATTGTGTAGACCTTCGCATTTAATTACTACAAATGAAAAAGTTCAGAAAAAAATGGATGAAAAAACTGAAGAAAATCCAAACGAAGAGTTTGATATTGAAGAACTTGAATCAAAATCAGCAGAAGAAGTTATCCAAGAAAGAGAGCAAGCTTTAGCTGAACAACTTAAAGAAATGAGAAAAAGAAAAAGAAAACTTGTTGATCCAATTCAATTTGAAATGTCAATTATGGATTCTGACTTAGAAAATTATGTGCCTAATTTTGGGTGGGAAATGGCTCCTGCTTCAAAAAAACAAATCGATACTTTAGAAAAATTAGGAATACTTCCTGATAGTATAGATAATGCAGGTAAAGCTGCAATGATATTAGATAAATTGTCGAAAAGAAGAGAACAAGGGTTAACAACTCCAAAACAAATTAGATTTTTGGAAAATAAAGGATTTTTACATGTTGGTAAATGGACTTTTGAAAGTGCAAGTAAAATGATTTCAAGAATATCTATGAATAATTGGGTTGTACCAAATGGGATTGACCCTAAAACATATATGCCTGGAGGGGTAAATGAACAACAATAA
- a CDS encoding DUF669 domain-containing protein, translated as MSELQDRALSWDEEISQESEFILLDEGDYSYKVEQVEKTYFNGSEKMAPCPQAIIHLIVNDQVRLKTNLFLNTKSEWKLSEFFVSIGLKKKGEPLKMNWTKVQGATGRLTLSHREYKGQKYNEVNRFLEPEASQSWTGGTF; from the coding sequence ATGAGTGAATTACAAGATAGAGCATTAAGTTGGGATGAAGAAATTAGTCAAGAAAGTGAATTTATTTTGCTTGATGAAGGGGATTATAGTTATAAAGTAGAACAAGTTGAAAAAACTTATTTTAATGGATCAGAAAAAATGGCTCCATGCCCACAAGCAATAATTCATTTAATAGTAAATGATCAAGTGAGATTAAAAACAAATTTATTCTTAAACACAAAATCAGAATGGAAACTTTCAGAATTTTTTGTTTCAATTGGTCTTAAGAAAAAAGGTGAACCACTAAAAATGAATTGGACTAAAGTACAAGGTGCCACAGGTAGATTGACATTGAGTCATAGAGAATATAAAGGTCAAAAGTACAATGAGGTTAATAGATTTTTAGAGCCGGAAGCTAGTCAAAGTTGGACAGGTGGTACATTTTAA
- a CDS encoding helix-turn-helix transcriptional regulator: MTKKYTLKALRVNKGLSTLEASKWLNVSEPTLISWEKGRTFPKVNKLPEIEKLYGISYDSINFLIDNTVKP; this comes from the coding sequence GTGACAAAGAAATACACTTTAAAAGCGTTAAGGGTTAATAAAGGGTTAAGCACGTTGGAAGCTTCTAAATGGCTAAACGTTTCTGAACCTACATTGATAAGTTGGGAAAAAGGAAGAACATTCCCAAAAGTTAATAAATTACCTGAAATAGAAAAGCTTTATGGAATATCTTATGATTCCATTAATTTTTTAATCGATAACACGGTTAAACCGTAA